From the Pseudomonas baltica genome, one window contains:
- a CDS encoding alpha/beta fold hydrolase, with amino-acid sequence MATMQLFCLPYSGASAMVYSRWRRKLPEWLQVQPVELPGRGARLGEALQTDMQALTQQLARELAPQIQGPYGVFGHSLGALLGFELVHALRELGALEPVALFASGTAAPTRREDYDRGFAEPKSDDALKADLRDLQGTPPQVLDDAELMALILPVLRADFLLCGRYAYRARPPLSCPLHVLGGAEDKATQAQLMAWQAETEANISLDMLAGGHFFIHEHEAKVLRLLKANLEVDLRRYEREALMESPAMWWVGA; translated from the coding sequence ATGGCGACGATGCAACTGTTTTGCCTGCCCTATTCAGGGGCCAGTGCCATGGTCTACAGCCGCTGGCGGCGCAAGCTCCCCGAATGGCTGCAGGTGCAGCCCGTCGAGCTGCCAGGCCGCGGCGCGCGCCTCGGCGAAGCGCTGCAGACCGACATGCAGGCCTTGACGCAGCAGCTGGCCCGCGAGCTGGCACCGCAGATTCAAGGCCCTTACGGGGTGTTTGGGCACAGCCTGGGCGCCTTGCTAGGCTTCGAGCTGGTGCACGCCTTGCGCGAGCTCGGCGCTCTGGAACCGGTGGCCTTGTTCGCCAGCGGTACGGCCGCACCGACCCGCCGCGAAGACTACGACCGCGGCTTTGCCGAACCCAAGTCGGATGACGCGTTGAAGGCCGACCTGCGCGACCTGCAAGGCACGCCGCCACAGGTGCTCGACGACGCCGAACTGATGGCCTTGATCTTGCCTGTGTTGCGCGCCGACTTCCTGCTGTGCGGGCGCTATGCGTATCGCGCGCGGCCACCCCTGAGCTGCCCGCTGCACGTGCTGGGCGGCGCTGAGGACAAGGCCACCCAGGCGCAGTTGATGGCCTGGCAAGCGGAAACCGAAGCGAACATTTCGCTGGACATGCTCGCCGGTGGGCATTTCTTCATTCATGAGCACGAGGCCAAGGTGCTGCGCTTGTTGAAGGCCAATCTGGAGGTGGACTTGCGCCGGTATGAGCGTGAGGCGCTGATGGAATCGCCCGCGATGTGGTGGGTCGGAGCCTGA
- a CDS encoding MbtH family protein has protein sequence MTSVFDREDILFQVVVNHEEQYSIWPDYKEVPKGWRTVGKSGFKKECLAYIEEVWTDMRPLSLRKHMEEQARLRENQAVH, from the coding sequence ATGACCTCGGTATTCGATCGCGAAGACATCCTCTTTCAAGTCGTGGTCAACCACGAAGAACAGTACTCCATCTGGCCTGACTACAAGGAAGTCCCCAAAGGCTGGCGCACCGTCGGCAAGAGCGGCTTCAAGAAGGAGTGCCTGGCCTACATCGAAGAAGTCTGGACCGACATGCGCCCCCTGAGCCTGCGCAAGCACATGGAAGAGCAAGCGCGCCTGCGCGAGAACCAAGCCGTGCACTGA
- a CDS encoding aspartate aminotransferase family protein, whose product MSTVLAESPIAHEADKDYHFEDSPILARQKLQESNARSYPRRLPLALKRARGIHVEDVEGRTFIDCLAGAGTLALGHNHPVVIDAIRQVLDDELPLHTLDLSTPVKDRFVQDLFAALPASFATKAKIQFTGPTGTDAVEAALKLVRMATGRSTILAFHGGYHGMSQGALSLMGNLKAKTPLGAMVSQGVQFMPFPYDYRCPFGLGGVPGVEVNLRYLRNLLNDPESGVQAPAGVILEVVQGEGGVIPAADMWLRGVREITAKAGIPLIIDEIQTGFGRTGKLFAFEHAHIVPDVVVLSKAIGGSLPLAVMVYQDWLDTWQPGAHAGTFRGNQMAMAAGSAVIRYIEEHRLVEHAASMGQRLRTQLLDLQKRVPQLGDVRGRGLMLGVEIIDPHAAPDPLGHPAANTALASRIQRECLKRGLIIEVGGRHSSVVRFLPPLIITAEQIDEVARIFAKAVTGALTGA is encoded by the coding sequence ATGAGCACAGTGTTAGCCGAAAGCCCCATCGCCCACGAAGCAGACAAGGACTACCACTTCGAGGACAGCCCCATCCTGGCCCGGCAAAAGCTGCAGGAGTCCAACGCCCGCAGTTATCCGCGGCGCTTGCCGCTGGCGCTCAAACGGGCCCGGGGCATTCATGTCGAAGACGTCGAGGGCCGCACCTTCATCGACTGCCTGGCCGGCGCCGGCACCCTGGCGCTGGGCCACAACCACCCGGTGGTCATCGACGCCATTCGCCAGGTGCTCGATGACGAACTGCCGCTGCACACCCTCGACCTCAGCACCCCGGTCAAGGATCGCTTCGTGCAGGACCTGTTCGCCGCGCTGCCGGCATCGTTCGCCACCAAGGCGAAAATCCAGTTCACCGGCCCCACCGGCACCGACGCCGTCGAGGCCGCCCTCAAGCTGGTGCGCATGGCCACTGGGCGCAGCACCATCCTGGCCTTCCACGGCGGCTATCACGGCATGAGCCAGGGCGCGCTGAGCCTGATGGGCAACCTCAAGGCCAAGACGCCCCTGGGCGCGATGGTCAGCCAGGGCGTGCAGTTCATGCCGTTCCCCTACGACTACCGTTGCCCGTTCGGCCTCGGCGGCGTGCCCGGGGTCGAGGTCAACCTGCGCTACCTGCGCAACCTGCTCAACGACCCGGAAAGCGGCGTGCAGGCGCCGGCCGGGGTGATCCTCGAAGTGGTGCAAGGCGAGGGCGGTGTGATCCCGGCCGCCGACATGTGGCTGCGTGGCGTGCGCGAGATCACCGCCAAGGCCGGCATCCCGTTGATCATCGACGAGATTCAGACCGGCTTCGGCCGCACCGGCAAGCTGTTCGCCTTCGAGCACGCGCACATCGTCCCCGACGTGGTGGTGCTATCCAAGGCCATCGGCGGCAGCCTGCCGCTGGCGGTGATGGTCTATCAGGACTGGCTCGACACCTGGCAGCCCGGTGCCCACGCCGGCACCTTCCGCGGCAATCAGATGGCCATGGCGGCGGGCTCTGCGGTGATTCGCTACATCGAAGAGCACCGCTTGGTCGAACATGCCGCCAGCATGGGCCAGCGCCTGCGCACGCAGTTGCTGGACCTGCAAAAACGCGTACCGCAGCTGGGCGACGTACGCGGCCGCGGGCTGATGCTCGGCGTCGAGATCATCGACCCTCACGCCGCGCCCGACCCCCTCGGCCACCCGGCCGCCAACACCGCCCTGGCCAGCCGCATCCAGCGCGAGTGCCTCAAGCGCGGGTTGATCATCGAAGTGGGCGGACGCCACAGCAGCGTGGTGCGCTTTCTGCCGCCGCTGATCATCACCGCCGAACAGATCGATGAGGTGGCGCGGATCTTCGCCAAGGCCGTGACTGGCGCCCTGACCGGCGCCTGA